Proteins from a genomic interval of Streptomyces fodineus:
- a CDS encoding FAD-binding oxidoreductase, which produces MRVARIVPETPTVSSIYLGTTDGTRLPEAHPGQYLSIRLATGGTAPAVRSYSLSSAPTADTYRISVKHEPQGKVSSYIHTALRPGDLVDIACPRGTFVLQEGTRPIVLISAGIGATPVLAMLHRLAATTDPRPVWWIHTTHDRAHHAFADEAHALLAQLPHAHEHIYYTAETAPHPEDPHISWERPTAPSLAALGIPTDADAYLCGPPAFMDDLRGFLREHGLSPERIHTEQFSALPAINPGVTPTAAIQPHQPPGPTGTGPLVTFARSSITTPWSPAHASLLDLAEACDIPTRWSCRTGVCHTCITHLVAGDITYTTPPLERPEPGTILVCCSEPASEVVLDL; this is translated from the coding sequence ATGCGCGTCGCCCGCATCGTCCCGGAGACCCCCACGGTCTCCTCGATCTACCTCGGCACCACCGACGGCACGCGCCTGCCCGAGGCCCACCCGGGCCAGTACCTCTCCATCCGCCTCGCCACCGGCGGCACCGCCCCCGCAGTGCGCAGCTACTCCCTCTCCTCGGCTCCCACCGCCGACACCTACCGCATCAGCGTCAAGCACGAGCCCCAGGGGAAAGTGAGCAGCTACATCCATACCGCGCTCCGCCCCGGGGACCTCGTGGACATCGCCTGCCCGCGCGGGACCTTCGTACTGCAAGAAGGCACCCGCCCGATCGTCCTCATCTCCGCAGGGATCGGTGCCACTCCCGTCCTGGCCATGCTCCACCGACTTGCCGCCACGACAGATCCCCGCCCTGTGTGGTGGATCCACACCACCCACGACCGTGCCCACCACGCCTTCGCGGACGAGGCCCACGCCCTTCTGGCGCAACTCCCGCACGCCCACGAGCACATCTACTACACGGCCGAAACCGCCCCCCACCCCGAGGACCCCCACATCAGCTGGGAACGCCCGACCGCCCCTTCACTCGCGGCCCTGGGCATTCCCACCGACGCCGACGCCTACCTCTGCGGACCGCCCGCCTTCATGGACGACCTCCGAGGCTTCCTGCGCGAGCACGGGCTGAGCCCCGAGCGGATCCATACGGAACAGTTCAGCGCCCTGCCCGCCATCAACCCCGGCGTCACACCCACCGCCGCGATCCAGCCGCACCAGCCACCGGGGCCCACGGGCACCGGCCCCCTCGTCACCTTCGCCCGCAGCAGCATCACCACCCCATGGTCACCCGCTCACGCGTCTCTCCTCGATCTCGCCGAAGCCTGCGACATCCCCACCCGCTGGTCCTGCCGCACCGGTGTCTGCCACACCTGCATCACCCACCTCGTGGCAGGCGACATCACCTACACCACCCCACCCCTCGAACGCCCGGAGCCAGGCACCATCCTCGTCTGCTGTAGCGAGCCCGCTTCCGAGGTCGTCCTCGACCTCTAG
- a CDS encoding enoyl-CoA hydratase, with protein sequence MSAAHEDAQTTPDGPVRYEKRGPVATVTMHRPGHRNAQNSAMTYALDRAFYRAADDDQVKVVVLAGTGRHFSAGHDIGTPERDAHLPFDRRAGLWWDHSDKAGAESRFARESEVYLGMCRRWRELPKPMIASVQGACVAGGLMLAWVCDLIVASDDAFFADPVVRMGIPGVEFFAHPWVMPPRIAKEFLYTGDRMSARRAYEVGMVNRVVPREELPDLTRELAERIAEMPRMGLTLTKRAVNQAEDLQGMHAGLDSAFGLHHLAHAHNAETAEDSLGGMDLHAMKAAGTREA encoded by the coding sequence ATGTCCGCTGCCCACGAGGATGCGCAGACGACGCCCGACGGCCCGGTGCGCTACGAGAAGCGGGGCCCGGTCGCGACCGTCACGATGCACCGGCCCGGCCACCGCAACGCCCAGAACTCCGCGATGACCTACGCCCTGGACCGCGCCTTCTACCGCGCGGCCGACGACGACCAGGTGAAGGTCGTCGTCCTCGCCGGTACGGGCCGGCACTTCTCCGCCGGGCACGACATCGGCACCCCCGAGCGCGACGCCCACCTTCCGTTCGACCGCAGGGCCGGGCTGTGGTGGGACCACTCGGACAAGGCGGGCGCCGAAAGCCGCTTCGCCCGCGAGTCCGAGGTCTACCTGGGCATGTGCCGCCGCTGGCGCGAGCTGCCCAAGCCCATGATCGCCTCGGTGCAGGGCGCCTGCGTCGCGGGCGGGCTGATGCTCGCCTGGGTCTGCGACCTGATCGTCGCCTCCGACGACGCGTTCTTCGCCGACCCCGTGGTGCGGATGGGCATCCCCGGAGTCGAGTTCTTCGCCCACCCCTGGGTGATGCCGCCACGGATCGCCAAGGAGTTCCTCTACACCGGTGACCGGATGAGCGCCCGGCGGGCGTACGAGGTCGGAATGGTCAACCGGGTGGTGCCCCGCGAGGAACTGCCCGATCTTACAAGGGAGTTGGCAGAGCGGATCGCCGAGATGCCGCGGATGGGCCTGACGTTGACCAAGCGCGCGGTCAACCAGGCCGAAGATCTGCAGGGGATGCACGCCGGGCTGGACTCAGCGTTCGGACTGCACCACCTCGCCCACGCGCACAACGCCGAGACCGCCGAGGACTCCCTCGGCGGCATGGACCTCCACGCCATGAAGGCGGCCGGGACGAGGGAGGCCTGA
- a CDS encoding MOSC domain-containing protein produces MATLLSVNVGMPKDVSWQGRTVHTGAWKAPVQGSRMVRRLNVDGDGQGDLAGHGGEIRAVLVYQLQSYRYWQRQLGRDDLTFGIFGENFTVDGLPDDEVCIGDRYRIGEAEFEVTQPRVTCYRVGMRLGEPTMASLLVAHHRPGFYLRVITEGRVQAGDEITLTRKGPEGLSVAEIDALLYLPGRDPRSCAER; encoded by the coding sequence ATGGCGACGCTGCTGTCCGTCAACGTAGGGATGCCCAAGGACGTCTCCTGGCAGGGAAGGACCGTTCACACCGGTGCCTGGAAGGCTCCCGTCCAGGGCTCCCGTATGGTCCGGCGGCTGAACGTCGATGGAGACGGTCAAGGAGATCTGGCCGGGCACGGCGGGGAAATTCGAGCCGTCCTCGTCTACCAACTGCAGTCCTACCGGTACTGGCAACGGCAGCTCGGTCGCGACGACCTGACCTTCGGGATCTTCGGGGAGAACTTCACCGTCGACGGCCTGCCCGACGACGAGGTGTGCATCGGCGACCGGTACCGCATCGGCGAAGCCGAATTCGAAGTCACCCAGCCGCGCGTCACCTGCTACCGCGTCGGCATGCGCCTGGGCGAACCCACGATGGCCTCCCTGCTGGTCGCCCACCACCGCCCAGGCTTCTACCTGCGCGTGATCACCGAGGGACGCGTCCAGGCCGGCGACGAGATCACCCTCACCCGCAAAGGCCCGGAAGGACTCAGCGTCGCCGAGATCGACGCGCTGCTCTACCTCCCGGGCCGTGACCCGCGAAGCTGCGCGGAGCGCTGA
- a CDS encoding acyl-CoA dehydrogenase family protein has product MRFLLDDEQREFGRTLNGLLAAAGTPAVVRAWSAGDTAPGRALWARLAEAGVFALAVPEEHDGLGPLPVELAVAFGELGRHAVPGPLVETVAAAALLDRLDDGDVMRTWLPQIASGKAVVSLCAPGANSPYALDADACDAVFVIDDDTLRVAEGHGKVQASLDPARRLARPHGGPVLGRGPEVIAAAAHAADVAALATAAQSLGLGRALLARTVDYARQRTQFGVAIGSFQAVKHRLADTLIALEFAQPLLYAAALMLATAHPAAGREIAAAKVSAGEAAYAAARTALQLHGALGYTEELDLSLWIRKARPLRDAWGTPSACRARVLAP; this is encoded by the coding sequence ATGCGGTTCCTCCTCGACGACGAGCAGCGGGAGTTCGGCCGCACGCTGAATGGCCTGCTGGCGGCGGCCGGAACCCCGGCGGTCGTACGGGCCTGGTCGGCCGGCGACACCGCGCCCGGCCGCGCCCTGTGGGCCCGCCTGGCCGAGGCCGGAGTCTTCGCCCTCGCCGTGCCGGAGGAGCACGACGGGCTCGGCCCGCTGCCCGTCGAACTCGCCGTCGCCTTCGGTGAGTTGGGCCGCCACGCGGTGCCGGGTCCGCTGGTGGAGACGGTTGCCGCAGCCGCGCTCCTCGACCGCCTGGACGACGGTGACGTGATGCGGACATGGCTGCCGCAGATCGCCTCCGGCAAGGCCGTCGTCTCGCTGTGCGCCCCGGGAGCGAACAGCCCGTACGCTCTGGACGCGGACGCGTGCGACGCCGTGTTCGTCATCGACGACGACACGCTGCGGGTGGCCGAGGGGCACGGGAAGGTCCAGGCGTCCCTCGACCCGGCCCGGCGACTGGCCCGGCCACACGGCGGACCCGTCCTGGGCCGGGGGCCCGAGGTGATCGCGGCAGCCGCGCACGCCGCCGATGTCGCGGCCCTGGCCACGGCCGCCCAGTCCCTCGGGCTGGGCCGCGCCTTGCTGGCGCGCACCGTCGACTACGCCCGGCAGCGCACCCAGTTCGGGGTCGCCATCGGATCCTTCCAGGCGGTCAAGCACCGGCTCGCCGACACGCTCATCGCCCTGGAGTTCGCCCAGCCGTTGCTGTACGCCGCCGCTCTCATGCTGGCCACGGCACATCCGGCCGCCGGTCGGGAGATCGCCGCGGCGAAGGTCTCCGCGGGCGAGGCGGCGTACGCGGCGGCCCGCACCGCCCTGCAACTCCACGGCGCCCTCGGCTACACGGAGGAGCTGGACCTCTCCCTGTGGATCCGCAAAGCCCGGCCCCTCCGGGACGCATGGGGCACCCCATCCGCCTGCCGCGCCCGCGTCCTCGCACCCTGA
- a CDS encoding TetR/AcrR family transcriptional regulator, producing MPKNSEKTTVSPSPERREELLATAAEVFAAQGYNATTVRKIADAAGMLAGSLYYHFDSKESMLDEILSAFLDELWARYDAVLASGLGPRQTLEALVTESFREIDRHRAAVAIYQKESKHLLDEPRFHYLADSQARFEKAWLGTLERGVATQVFRADLDSRLTYRFLRDTVWVAASWYRPGGQHSPEEIARQYLSMVLEGIAVRE from the coding sequence GTGCCGAAGAACAGCGAGAAGACCACGGTGAGCCCGTCGCCCGAGCGGCGCGAGGAACTGCTGGCGACCGCCGCCGAGGTGTTCGCCGCGCAGGGATACAACGCCACCACCGTCCGCAAGATCGCCGATGCCGCCGGAATGCTTGCGGGCAGCCTCTACTACCACTTCGACTCCAAGGAGTCGATGCTCGACGAGATCCTCTCCGCGTTCCTGGACGAGCTGTGGGCCCGGTACGACGCCGTGCTCGCTTCCGGGCTCGGTCCCCGGCAGACGCTGGAGGCGCTCGTGACCGAATCCTTCCGGGAGATCGACCGGCACCGCGCCGCCGTCGCCATCTACCAGAAGGAGTCCAAGCACCTGCTGGACGAGCCGCGCTTCCACTACCTCGCCGACTCGCAGGCCAGGTTCGAGAAGGCGTGGCTGGGCACGCTGGAGCGCGGGGTGGCCACCCAGGTCTTCCGCGCCGACCTGGACAGCCGGCTCACCTACCGCTTCCTGCGCGACACCGTCTGGGTCGCCGCGTCCTGGTACCGGCCGGGCGGACAGCACAGCCCCGAGGAGATCGCACGCCAGTACCTGTCGATGGTGCTGGAAGGCATCGCCGTCCGCGAATGA
- a CDS encoding acyl-CoA dehydrogenase family protein has protein sequence MDLDFTAAQDAFRAEARAWLAAHVPDAPLPSLETAEGFAAHREWERTLFADRWSVVSWPEEYGGRGASILHWLIFEEEYYAAGAPGRVSQNGINLLAPTLFEHGTAEQRARILPPMASGEVIWAQAWSEPEAGSDLSSLRSTAVRTDGGWRLSGQKTWSSRAAFADRAFGLFRSDPDTPKPHQGLTYLMFPLDAEGVTVRPIGRLDGKPAFAELFLDEVFVPDEDVIGEPGQGWRVAMSTAGNERGLTLRSPGRFIASADRLTALWRERAAASGTALRDRVVDAVIGARAYQLFTYANASRLAAGRPIGAESSLNKVFWSELDIALHETALDLLGPYGELADGAPEAPAHGSWAEGHTFSLAGPIYAGTNEIQRDIIAERLLGLPKGRR, from the coding sequence ATGGACCTGGACTTCACGGCCGCGCAGGACGCCTTCCGGGCCGAGGCCCGCGCCTGGCTCGCCGCCCACGTCCCGGACGCCCCGCTGCCCTCCCTGGAGACGGCGGAGGGCTTCGCGGCCCACCGGGAGTGGGAGCGCACGCTGTTCGCCGACCGCTGGTCGGTGGTCTCCTGGCCCGAGGAGTACGGCGGCCGGGGCGCCTCGATCCTGCACTGGCTGATCTTCGAGGAGGAGTACTACGCCGCCGGTGCGCCCGGACGCGTCAGCCAGAACGGCATCAACCTCCTCGCCCCCACCCTCTTCGAGCACGGTACGGCCGAGCAGCGCGCCCGGATCCTGCCGCCCATGGCGAGCGGCGAGGTGATCTGGGCCCAGGCCTGGTCCGAACCGGAAGCCGGCTCGGACCTCTCCTCCCTGCGCTCCACCGCCGTACGCACCGACGGCGGCTGGCGCCTCAGCGGCCAGAAGACCTGGTCGTCGCGGGCCGCGTTCGCCGACCGGGCCTTCGGTCTCTTCCGCAGCGACCCGGACACCCCGAAGCCCCACCAGGGACTGACCTATCTGATGTTCCCGCTGGACGCCGAAGGGGTGACCGTACGGCCCATCGGGCGGCTGGACGGCAAGCCCGCCTTCGCCGAACTGTTCCTCGACGAGGTCTTCGTGCCCGACGAGGACGTCATCGGCGAGCCCGGACAGGGCTGGCGGGTGGCGATGAGCACAGCGGGCAACGAGCGCGGGCTCACCCTGCGCAGCCCCGGGCGGTTCATCGCGTCCGCCGACCGCCTCACAGCCCTGTGGCGCGAGCGGGCCGCCGCTTCCGGCACCGCGCTGCGCGACCGGGTGGTCGACGCGGTGATCGGCGCCCGCGCCTACCAGCTGTTCACCTACGCCAACGCCTCCCGCCTGGCCGCGGGGAGACCGATCGGCGCGGAGTCCAGCCTGAACAAGGTCTTCTGGTCGGAGCTGGACATCGCACTGCACGAGACCGCCCTCGACCTGCTCGGCCCGTACGGGGAACTCGCCGACGGCGCCCCGGAGGCCCCCGCCCACGGCAGCTGGGCCGAGGGCCACACCTTCTCCCTCGCCGGTCCCATCTACGCCGGGACCAACGAGATCCAGCGCGACATCATCGCCGAGCGGCTGCTCGGCCTGCCGAAGGGACGCCGGTGA
- a CDS encoding SDR family oxidoreductase: protein MTAPNTPPPYVPGHGLLAGRTAVITAAAGAGIGGATARRLLEEGAGVVISDAHARRLKESEAALAAEFGPDRVAALPCDVTDEAQVGALFELAEERHGRLDIVVNNAGLGGTADLVEMSDEQWAKVLDVTLNGTFRCTRAALRRMKTAGGGGVIVNNASVVGWRAQKGQAHYAAAKAGVMALTRCAALEAAEYGVRVNAVSPSLAMHPHLAKVTTPELLEELTSREAFGRHAEPWEVANAIVFLASGYSSYLTGEVLSVSSQHP from the coding sequence ATGACCGCGCCGAACACGCCGCCGCCGTACGTCCCCGGCCACGGTCTGCTCGCCGGCCGCACCGCCGTCATCACCGCCGCCGCGGGCGCGGGCATCGGCGGGGCGACGGCCCGGCGGCTGCTGGAGGAGGGCGCCGGTGTCGTCATCTCCGACGCCCACGCCCGCCGCCTGAAGGAGTCCGAGGCGGCGCTCGCCGCGGAGTTCGGCCCGGACCGGGTGGCCGCGCTGCCCTGCGACGTGACCGACGAGGCCCAGGTCGGCGCGCTGTTCGAGCTGGCCGAGGAGCGCCACGGCCGGCTCGACATCGTCGTCAACAACGCCGGCCTCGGCGGCACCGCCGACCTGGTCGAGATGAGCGACGAGCAGTGGGCAAAGGTTCTCGACGTCACCCTGAACGGCACCTTCCGCTGCACCCGCGCCGCGCTGCGCCGGATGAAGACGGCAGGCGGCGGTGGCGTCATCGTCAACAACGCCTCGGTGGTCGGCTGGCGCGCGCAGAAGGGCCAGGCGCACTACGCCGCCGCCAAGGCCGGGGTCATGGCCCTGACCCGCTGCGCCGCGCTGGAGGCCGCCGAGTACGGCGTACGGGTCAACGCCGTCTCGCCGAGCCTGGCCATGCACCCGCACCTGGCCAAGGTCACCACCCCCGAGCTGCTCGAGGAGCTCACCTCCCGCGAGGCGTTCGGCCGCCACGCCGAGCCGTGGGAGGTGGCCAATGCCATCGTCTTCCTCGCCAGTGGCTACTCCTCGTACCTGACCGGGGAGGTCCTGTCGGTCAGCAGCCAGCACCCGTGA
- a CDS encoding dihydrolipoyl dehydrogenase family protein, with amino-acid sequence MSEAPEIQGNGTYDVIVLGAGPVGQNVADRARAGGLSVAVVERELVGGECSYWACVPSKALLRPVIAVADANRVDGARQAVTGRLDADRVFARRNRYVTDWDDGGQAQWVKSIGADLFRGHGRLDGPRRVTVTRDDGGQRLLTARHAVAVATGSRPVLPDIPGIEEARPWTNRRGTDSSTVPARLAVVGGGVGVEMATLWQGLGSQVTLLARRRLLPRMEPFAGDLVTQGLTEAGADVRIGVQVAALRRPDPTGPVTLTLDDGSELEADEVLFATGRTPATGDIGLDTVGLTPGSWLDVDTTCLVNGVDGDWLYALGDVNHRALLTHQGKYQARTAGDAIAARAAGRPADDEPWGDHATTADQHAVPQVFFTDPEAGAVGLTAGQAADAGHRIRTVDLDFNAAQGANLYADGYRGHARLVVDLDREILLGVTFVGPGISELLHSATIAVAGEVPLKRLRHAIACFPTVSEIWLFLLAAYQRD; translated from the coding sequence GTGAGCGAAGCACCGGAAATCCAGGGAAACGGCACCTATGACGTGATCGTGCTCGGTGCCGGTCCCGTCGGTCAGAACGTGGCGGACCGTGCCCGTGCCGGCGGACTCTCCGTAGCCGTCGTAGAGCGCGAACTCGTCGGGGGCGAATGCTCGTACTGGGCCTGCGTGCCCAGCAAGGCCTTGCTGCGGCCGGTCATCGCGGTCGCCGACGCCAACCGCGTGGACGGTGCCCGGCAGGCCGTCACCGGCCGGCTTGACGCGGACCGGGTCTTCGCCCGGCGCAATCGGTACGTCACCGACTGGGACGACGGCGGACAGGCCCAGTGGGTCAAGTCCATCGGCGCCGACCTGTTCCGTGGGCACGGCCGCCTCGACGGACCCCGTCGCGTCACCGTCACCCGGGACGACGGCGGACAGCGGCTCCTCACCGCCCGGCACGCGGTGGCCGTCGCCACCGGCAGCCGGCCCGTGCTGCCCGACATCCCTGGCATCGAGGAGGCCCGGCCCTGGACCAACCGGCGCGGCACCGACTCCAGCACCGTGCCCGCCCGCCTCGCCGTGGTCGGCGGCGGGGTTGGGGTCGAAATGGCCACACTCTGGCAGGGCCTCGGCTCTCAGGTCACCCTTCTCGCGCGCCGCCGCCTGCTGCCTCGCATGGAACCCTTCGCCGGAGACCTCGTCACCCAGGGCCTGACCGAGGCGGGCGCGGACGTGCGGATCGGTGTGCAGGTGGCCGCCTTGCGCCGCCCCGACCCCACCGGTCCCGTCACGCTCACCCTCGACGACGGCAGCGAACTGGAGGCCGACGAGGTCCTGTTCGCCACCGGCCGCACTCCCGCCACGGGCGACATCGGGCTGGACACAGTCGGTCTCACCCCCGGCTCCTGGCTGGACGTGGACACCACCTGCCTGGTGAACGGCGTCGACGGCGACTGGCTGTACGCCCTCGGCGACGTCAACCACCGTGCCCTGCTCACCCACCAGGGCAAGTACCAGGCTCGCACCGCAGGCGACGCCATCGCTGCCCGAGCCGCCGGCCGCCCTGCGGACGACGAGCCCTGGGGTGACCATGCCACCACCGCCGACCAGCACGCCGTACCCCAGGTCTTCTTCACCGACCCCGAGGCCGGCGCAGTGGGCCTGACAGCCGGGCAAGCGGCCGACGCCGGCCACCGGATCAGGACGGTCGACCTCGACTTCAATGCCGCCCAAGGCGCCAACCTCTACGCCGACGGCTACCGAGGCCATGCCCGGTTGGTCGTCGACCTCGACCGGGAAATCCTGCTCGGGGTCACCTTCGTCGGCCCCGGGATCAGCGAGCTCCTGCACTCGGCCACCATCGCGGTCGCAGGCGAGGTCCCGCTCAAGCGGCTCAGGCACGCGATCGCCTGCTTCCCCACCGTCAGTGAGATCTGGCTCTTCCTCCTCGCCGCCTACCAGCGCGACTGA